One genomic region from Gadus morhua chromosome 9, gadMor3.0, whole genome shotgun sequence encodes:
- the morf4l1 gene encoding mortality factor 4-like protein 1, giving the protein MAPKQDPKPKFQEGERVLCFHGPLLYEAKCVKINVKEKQIKYFIHYSGWNKNWDEWVPESRVLKYVDSNLQKQKELQRANQDHYVEGRMRGVAPNKKIPAAVQKNDVKTKKNKLKPPGAGEGTSSGGDQAHPPRKKRARVDPTVESEETFINRVEVKVKIPEELKPWLVDDWDLITRQKQLFHLPAKKNVEAVLEDYANYKKSRGNSDSKEFAVNEVVAGIREYFNVMLGTQLLYKFERPQYADILANHPDISMSQIYGAPHLLRLFVRIGAMLAYTPLDEKSLALLLSYLQDFLKYLVKNSASLFNASDYEVAPPEYHRKAV; this is encoded by the exons GTGAAAGAGTTCTCTGTTTCCATGGGCCATTGCTTTACGAAGCTAAG TGTGTTAAAATAAACGTCAAGGAAaagcaaataaaatattttattcattacaGTGGATGGAATAAGAA TTGGGACGAATGGGTTCCTGAAAGTCGAGTGCTGAAGTATGTTGACAGCAACCTTCAAAAACAGAAAGAGCTTCAGAGGGCAAATCA AGACCATTATGTAGAAGGGAGGATGAGGGGTGTAGCACCGAATAAGAAGATTCCTGCAGCCGTGCAGAAAAACGATGT GAAAACCAAAAAGAACAAACTGAAGc CCCCAGGGGCCGGAGAAGGCACGAGTTCTGGGGGAGACCAGGCCCACCCACCCAGGAAGAAGAGGGCCCGTGTGGATCCAACCGTCGAAAGT GAGGAGACATTTATAAACCGAGTGGAGGTGAAGGTTAAGATCCCAGAGGAGTTGAAACCCTGGCTTGTGGACGACTGGGACCTGATCACGCGACAGAAGCAG CTTTTTCATTTGCCTGCCAAAAAGAATGTGGAAGCAGTTCTTGAAGATTATGCAAACTACAAAAAATCAAGAGGAAACTCTGACAGCAA GGAATTTGCGGTTAACGAAGTGGTGGCTGGTATCCGAGAGTATTTCAACGTGATGCTGGGCACGCAGCTGCTGTACAAATTTGAGCGGCCGCAGTATGCAGACATCCTGGCCAACCACCCCGATATCTCCATGTCCCAGATCTACGGGGCTCCCCACCTACTCAGACTCTTCG TGAGAATCGGAGCGATGCTGGCGTACACACCCCTAGACGAGAAGAGCCTTGCTCTGCTGCTCAGCTACCTTCAGGACTTCCTCAA GTACCTTGTAAAGAACTCGGCTTCGCTGTTCAACGCCAGCGACTACGAGGTGGCCCCGCCCGAGTACCACCGCAAGGCAGTGTAG